A genomic stretch from Coffea arabica cultivar ET-39 chromosome 10c, Coffea Arabica ET-39 HiFi, whole genome shotgun sequence includes:
- the LOC140015801 gene encoding putative wall-associated receptor kinase-like 16, protein MVQGTIGYLDPEYLQTSQLTEKSDVYSFEVVLVELLTGEKVLCFDRSARERSLAILDDNIDTERNAKPLKEVAMLAKRCLNVKGEDRPTMKEVALELEEMSLSTRHSRVLLNSKPKL, encoded by the exons ATGGTGCAAGGAACAATTGGCTACTTAGACCCTGAGTACCTGCAGACTAGTCAATTAACTGAGAAGAGTGATGTCTATAGCTTTGAGGTTGTTCTTGTGGAGCTATTGACAGGAGAGAAGGTATTGTGCTTTGATAGATCTGCAAGAGAGAGAAGTCTGGCAA TTCTGGATGATAATATCGACACTGAAAGAAATGCTAAGCCACTGAAAGAAGTTGCTATGCTAGCTAAAAGGTGCTTAAATGTCAAGGGGGAAGATAGGCCAACCATGAAAGAAGTAGCATTGGAATTAGAAGAAATGAGTCTATCAACGAGGCATTCGAGGGTTCTGTTGAATTCAAAGCCTAAATTGTAG